In a single window of the candidate division WOR-3 bacterium genome:
- a CDS encoding AAA family ATPase: protein MANTVQPYISQLLNPQFWGSDVKEVRLIQTHTSWVFLTGKYAYKIKKPVFFGFLDYTSISAREYFCNEEFRINQKLSPEIYYGIIPIYRKGNLITITSDNDPSYEIIDYAIKMAELPQEAIMTYRLQNNQVTYSTIAKIAETIARFHNETETQESIRKFGSLEIIKYNWDENFAQTEEFRNITISKKIFSRIQQSVEKFMTENQKLFNRRLEDNKIKQCHGDLHSRNIFVTNKVYIFDCLEFNPRFACSDVASEVAFFVMDLEFYNHKELADFFIARYLHYTKDWEMLKLLDFYKCYRAYVRGKVTSFNLKDPGISNQDKKQAQTTAQSYFELAFTYAQNLFTKPKLIMIMGLPGVGKTYLAQHLSKEIQAYHLCTDIIRKEITNTPIEVHRFEGYGKGIYTFEVSKQTYEEMYHRTVNYLKQNRTCIVDATFSLQKSRDEVKAIAKKTKVPLITINAVCPEPIVMARMKKRENEFSLSDATPEIYYKIKENFNKIKSRKNYLEIDTSKSLTRNIQKIKKLLKKLSS from the coding sequence ATGGCTAACACAGTTCAACCTTACATTTCCCAACTTCTTAACCCACAATTTTGGGGAAGTGATGTTAAAGAAGTCCGATTGATTCAAACCCATACCTCATGGGTGTTTCTCACCGGTAAATACGCCTACAAAATAAAAAAACCGGTCTTTTTTGGCTTCTTAGATTATACCAGCATATCCGCACGTGAATATTTCTGCAATGAAGAATTCCGCATCAATCAAAAATTATCGCCCGAGATTTATTATGGCATAATTCCAATTTATCGAAAAGGCAATCTAATCACAATAACTTCAGATAACGACCCTTCTTATGAAATTATTGATTATGCTATTAAAATGGCCGAATTGCCTCAAGAAGCGATTATGACTTATCGTTTGCAAAACAATCAAGTCACCTATTCAACCATTGCTAAAATTGCCGAAACAATTGCTCGATTTCACAACGAAACAGAAACCCAAGAATCGATTCGTAAATTTGGTAGTTTAGAAATTATCAAGTATAATTGGGATGAGAATTTTGCTCAGACTGAAGAATTTCGAAACATCACAATTAGTAAAAAGATATTCTCAAGAATTCAGCAATCTGTAGAGAAGTTTATGACGGAAAATCAGAAGTTATTCAACCGACGGCTCGAAGATAATAAAATCAAACAATGTCATGGTGATTTACATTCTCGAAATATCTTTGTCACCAATAAGGTTTATATTTTTGATTGTTTGGAATTCAACCCTCGTTTTGCCTGTTCGGATGTTGCTTCCGAAGTAGCATTTTTTGTTATGGACTTAGAATTCTATAACCATAAGGAATTAGCCGACTTCTTTATCGCTCGATACTTACATTATACGAAAGATTGGGAAATGCTGAAACTTTTAGATTTTTATAAATGTTATCGGGCTTATGTGCGTGGCAAAGTAACAAGTTTTAATCTCAAGGATCCGGGTATTTCTAATCAAGATAAAAAACAAGCCCAGACAACTGCTCAATCTTATTTTGAATTAGCCTTCACATATGCTCAAAATCTTTTTACCAAACCAAAATTAATTATGATAATGGGACTTCCTGGTGTCGGTAAAACCTATTTAGCACAACATCTATCTAAGGAGATTCAAGCCTATCACTTATGCACGGATATAATTCGCAAAGAAATAACTAACACGCCCATTGAAGTGCATCGTTTTGAAGGTTATGGCAAAGGAATTTATACCTTTGAAGTTTCTAAACAGACTTATGAAGAAATGTATCACCGCACGGTTAATTACCTTAAGCAAAACAGAACTTGTATTGTCGATGCGACCTTCTCTTTGCAAAAATCAAGAGATGAAGTAAAAGCAATTGCGAAAAAGACAAAAGTCCCTTTAATTACAATTAATGCAGTATGTCCGGAACCAATAGTAATGGCACGAATGAAGAAACGGGAAAATGAATTTTCTTTATCTGATGCTACCCCAGAAATCTACTACAAAATCAAAGAAAATTTTAATAAGATAAAATCTCGGAAAAATTATTTAGAAATTGATACATCAAAATCACTAACCCGAAATATTCAAAAAATAAAAAAACTACTTAAAAAACTCAGTAGTTAA
- the glgC gene encoding glucose-1-phosphate adenylyltransferase: MQVLAFILAGGQGERLYPLTKDRAKPAVPFGGIYRIIDFTLSNCLNSRLKRIFVLTQYKSFALEKHIYAGWDVFVPELGEFIHCLPPQKRIESDWYLGTADAVYQNLYSLKNAPADYVFILSGDHIYKMDYRKMLRYHRRHNADMTIALYEVPIQEAHRFGVLEIDKNYRIIGFQEKPKDPKPMPDKPDKALISMGVYLFNTPALVSTLMVDAEDAKSTHDFGRDIIPKMIKGYKVFGYPFVDENRSWIKYWRDVGTIDDYYSAHMDLVSVEPIFNLYDKRWPIRTAQYTYPPAKTVFDDTKSGRVGLAINSLVSNGAIISGGRVERSVISPLVKVNSFAEVTESILMEGVQVGRYAKIRRAIIDKRVKIPERMTIGYNLEEDRKRFFVTESGIVVIPKEKQI; this comes from the coding sequence ATGCAAGTTCTTGCTTTTATTTTGGCTGGGGGGCAAGGCGAAAGACTTTATCCTTTAACCAAGGATCGGGCTAAACCGGCGGTTCCCTTTGGTGGTATTTATCGCATTATCGATTTTACACTTTCTAACTGTCTTAATTCTCGGTTAAAACGAATCTTTGTGCTTACTCAGTATAAATCATTTGCCTTAGAAAAGCATATTTATGCGGGCTGGGATGTGTTTGTACCTGAATTAGGCGAATTTATCCATTGTTTACCTCCACAGAAACGAATTGAAAGTGACTGGTATCTTGGCACTGCAGATGCAGTTTATCAGAATCTCTATTCTTTAAAAAATGCTCCCGCGGATTATGTTTTTATTCTATCTGGTGACCACATTTATAAGATGGACTATCGCAAGATGTTGCGGTATCATCGCCGGCATAATGCGGATATGACTATTGCGCTTTATGAGGTTCCAATTCAGGAAGCCCATCGTTTTGGTGTCTTAGAAATCGATAAAAATTATCGGATTATTGGCTTTCAAGAAAAACCCAAAGACCCAAAACCAATGCCGGATAAACCAGATAAGGCATTGATTTCAATGGGAGTTTATCTTTTCAATACACCAGCATTAGTTTCAACACTAATGGTCGATGCTGAAGATGCTAAATCGACTCATGATTTCGGACGCGATATAATTCCGAAAATGATTAAAGGTTATAAAGTATTCGGTTATCCATTTGTTGACGAGAACCGAAGTTGGATAAAATATTGGCGGGATGTTGGAACGATTGATGATTATTATTCCGCCCATATGGATTTAGTTTCAGTTGAACCAATCTTTAATCTTTATGACAAACGTTGGCCGATTAGAACTGCACAATACACCTATCCACCAGCAAAGACTGTTTTTGATGATACCAAATCTGGCCGCGTTGGTCTTGCAATAAACAGTTTAGTCTCAAACGGCGCAATTATTAGTGGCGGTCGAGTGGAGCGCTCCGTAATCTCGCCTTTAGTCAAGGTAAACTCTTTTGCCGAGGTCACAGAATCAATTTTAATGGAAGGTGTTCAAGTTGGCAGATACGCCAAAATTCGGCGAGCGATTATTGACAAACGCGTAAAAATACCTGAACGCATGACCATTGGCTATAATCTTGAGGAAGACCGAAAAAGATTTTTCGTTACTGAATCAGGTATCGTCGTAATTCCTAAAGAAAAGCAAATATAA
- a CDS encoding 2-oxoacid:acceptor oxidoreductase family protein, with product MRKEIRLAGTGGQGLILAGVIIAEAAGVYEGKKVIQTQSYGPEARGGASKSDVIISTEEILYPKPRKIDILACLSQKACDAYLKDLKDNGIVIFDSFYVKRCLAQVCFGLPLSQTTRQRFGREIFTNIVLLGAISEITKIVSIDSLKKALQHRVPPATIESNLQALELGVEIAKSQAQTI from the coding sequence ATGCGAAAAGAAATTCGTTTAGCAGGCACAGGCGGTCAGGGATTAATCTTAGCTGGTGTCATTATTGCCGAAGCCGCAGGTGTTTACGAAGGCAAAAAAGTAATCCAAACCCAAAGTTATGGTCCAGAAGCGCGCGGTGGTGCTTCGAAATCTGATGTTATCATTTCTACTGAAGAAATTTTATACCCGAAACCACGCAAAATAGATATCCTCGCTTGCCTTTCTCAAAAAGCCTGTGACGCTTACTTGAAAGATTTAAAAGATAATGGCATTGTAATTTTTGATAGTTTTTATGTTAAGCGATGTCTCGCACAAGTTTGTTTTGGCCTGCCTTTATCCCAAACGACTCGTCAAAGATTCGGTCGGGAAATATTTACCAATATAGTCTTATTGGGTGCCATCTCAGAAATTACGAAGATAGTTAGTATTGATTCGCTCAAAAAAGCATTACAACATCGTGTGCCACCAGCAACCATTGAATCAAATCTCCAAGCCTTAGAACTTGGCGTTGAAATTGCTAAAAGCCAAGCTCAGACTATTTGA
- a CDS encoding UDP-2,3-diacylglucosamine diphosphatase: protein MYPNQYYFISDVHLGIPNRIHKNKLLNFFKRLKAQTTDQQSKIHLFILGDLFEFWAVLALTTHKKIIENNIILKELRQLKAVGIKIYFLPGNHDYHLKETFQQKFEFTVLDKFNPISLNNKQVYLGHGEEINSSGFSSMTLKIYRSQIPLLLFSLIGLELAFIFSKILSNFSSRLRFQTGLDNKFLKFAQKKISQENYDIVILSHTHKPRLEKIGQGYYLNTGDWINNFSYGILNQNKLSLERFS from the coding sequence ATGTATCCCAACCAATACTATTTTATAAGCGATGTTCATTTAGGTATACCCAATCGAATACATAAAAATAAACTGTTAAATTTTTTCAAACGGCTTAAAGCCCAAACAACAGACCAACAATCCAAAATTCATCTGTTTATTTTAGGCGACTTGTTTGAATTTTGGGCAGTCTTGGCTTTAACTACACATAAAAAAATAATCGAAAACAACATCATCCTAAAAGAACTTCGGCAACTAAAAGCAGTCGGTATAAAAATATATTTTTTGCCTGGAAACCATGATTACCACTTAAAAGAGACTTTTCAGCAAAAGTTTGAATTTACGGTTCTTGATAAGTTCAATCCAATATCACTCAATAACAAACAGGTCTATCTCGGGCATGGCGAAGAAATTAACTCGTCCGGTTTTTCTTCTATGACCTTAAAAATTTATCGTTCTCAAATACCTCTATTATTATTCTCTTTAATCGGTCTGGAATTAGCCTTTATTTTTAGTAAAATTCTTTCTAATTTTAGCAGCCGGTTAAGATTTCAGACGGGTTTAGATAATAAGTTTCTAAAATTTGCTCAAAAGAAAATATCCCAAGAGAATTATGATATCGTAATTTTGTCGCACACGCATAAGCCCAGATTAGAAAAAATAGGTCAAGGATATTATCTAAACACCGGTGATTGGATTAATAATTTCAGTTATGGCATCTTAAATCAAAACAAACTATCCCTGGAGAGATTTAGTTAG